The region ACCGCCGGCGGGTGCGCGAGCACCATCCAAAGAGCCCCCGCGGCGACCAGCACCAGCGGTGCACCGGTCCATCCGGTGCTCGCGGGGCCGCCTCCGACGGGAGCGGCCTGCACGAACGCGACCACGGCGGCGAGCGCCCAGCCGGTGAGCACCACCACGACGCCAGGCAGCATCGCCCGCCGGCGGCCCAGCCCCAGCGCCGCCGCCGCGGCCAGCACGAGCAGCCCGCCGGCCCAGCCAACCGGTGACGGCGTCAGCGCGAGCAACCACGGGCCGGAGGCGGCGGCCTCGGTGGTCCGAGCGCCGAGCCCGTGCAGCAGGAGTTGCGGATGGCGGAGCAGGACGACCGGCCACGGCAGCAGGCACGCGACCGAGAGCAGCACGACCGCCGTCAGGCCCGCGACCCGCCGTGGCGCCTTGCGTACCTCCCCCGGCACGAGCACGAAGCCGAGCAGCGCCAGCGCGAGCAACGCGACCTGCACGAGCGGCGCGAACGCACCGACGACGGCCAGTCCGAGCGCGGTCAGGCACGCCGTGCCCAGCCAGCTCCGGTTTTGCTTGACGGGCGTCATCCGAGCCAGCCCGACGACCGACGCCAGGCCCGCCAGCAGCGGCGGCACGAGGACGTGCGCCACCACGACGTCGACCCGCCCCTGCGCGGCCGACGACACCGCGACCGGTAACAGGGCGTAGGCGCCCGCAGCGGTCGCGCGCCACGTCCGGGAGACCGGAAGGGCGCGGGTCGCCACGTAAGCGGCGACTCCGGCGAGCGGGACGCCGAACAGCAGCAGGACGGAAACCACCGTCGGCGGTCCACCGAACACCGCCCCCAGGACTCCCAGCACCAGCAGCGACGCGGGCGCGGGCGAGGCCGTACCGCCGTTGACCGGATGCCAGGCGGCCAGGTAGTCGGCCCACGTCTGGGCGAGGTCACCGACGGGCAGCAGGCGACCGCCGTGCAGCCCCGGCCCGAAACGCGGGTGTTCGGCGAGCAGGCCGTGGGTGACCAGCGCGAAGGCCACCAAGGCCACCGCGAGCACGACCGGGGGCGTCAGCAGCAGCTCGCGCAGCACGCGCCGGCGGTCGACCGGGACGAGCAGGAGTTCCTGGTCCGGCGCGGGGCCGTTGTCGTGCGACGGCTCGCCGTTCCTCGGCACCGGGGAGGGTCGCGGCCTCGGGCTCGGTCCCGGCGCGGGCACCACCTCCACCGGGACGACGACCGGTGCCGCGGGCCTGCGCAGTCCCGCGACACGCTTGCCCACCGCACCGGCGGGCAGCGCGTCGGGCCCGACCGGCCGGGCGGTGTCGCGACCGGCAGAGGGAGCAGCGTCCGGCGCGGTTGTGCGGTCGGAGTCGGCCAGGTCGTTCGAGGGCGCGTCACCGGCGGTGTCCGAAGTGGCCGGTCCGTCGCCCGGCGTGCCCGCCAGTGCGGCGGCGGCCGGCACCGAGCGCAGCGACTCAGGTCTGCGCCCGAGCACGACGTCGCGCCGCACGCGGTCGCGGACCAGGCCGGCGAACGCGGCGCGCAGGCCGTTGCGGAGCCGGGTCAACCGGCTGGTCAGCAATCCCCGCACGCCGTGGCGCTTCGGGATCAGCGCCGCCCGCGACCGGCGGCCCGCCCGCAGCCCCAGCCCTCCGGTGAGCAGCCGCCGCAGCACCGACAGCTCGGCCGCCGTCTCCGGCCAGCGCCGGAGCAGCGCGAACCCGAACGCCCGAGCCACCGCGAGAACGAACAGCCTGGGCACGCCGAAGACATATGCCCACACCGCCGTGTTGACCAGGAAGGTGCGGACGCCGTCCACCCGCTCGGCCGCGCGCCGGCTCCGGAACCCGCGCGCCCTGAACGCGTCCGGGTTGCGAAGGTCCCTGCTCGTCGCGCGGGCGTGCCGCATGCGGGCGCTGGGCACGAAGAGGACCAGGTGGCCGTCCGCGTTGATGCGCCACCCGAGGTCGACGTCGTCGAAGGCGGTGGCGTCGTCGTCGAAACCGCCGAGCCGCTCGAAGACGTCGCGCCGGACCAGCGCGCCCGCCGTGCCGACGGCGAGCACTTCCGACACCGCCAGCGCGGAGCCGGCTCCACCCAGCGACGGGTCCAGTTCGGACGGTCCGATGCCGGTCTGGCGGTTGCCGGACGCATCGGTGGACAGACCGGCGTCGACCACCAGCCGGGGATCGTCCCAGTCCAGGCCGAGCGGCCCGAGCATCGCCGCCGTCGAGTCGAGTTCGGCCATCCGCAGCAGGTCGCGCAGGCAGTCGGGTTCGGGCGCGGAGTCGTCGTGCAGCAACCACAGCCAGCGGCCCGGATCGCCCCAGCGTTCGGTGGCGTGCTCCAGGGCCGCTGACACCGCCGCGCCGAATCCCGTTTCCGCGGGGAGTTCGAGCACTCCGTCGACGACGCCCTCGGCCGCCGCCCGCGCGAGCTGCTCCGATGTGGACGAACCGGTGTCCACCGCGAGCACGTGCCTGGGACCGACGGTGAGCTCGCGCAACGCGCGCAGGACGTCAGCCGACCATTCGGCTCCGTCGTGGCACACCAGCACCGCGAGAACCGGTGCGGTGTCCAAACGGGGCGTGCTCGCGGCCAACTCTTCCTCCCACCGCCGTGATCAGCTACCGCACGACGGTAAACGAGCGACGATGCGAAGAGTTGCCCTGCCGAAGCGGGCTAGACCGCGCGGCGCTTCAACTTCCGGCGCTCGCGCTCGGAAAGACCGCCCCAGATCCCGAATCTCTCGTCGTGTTCGAGGGCGTATTCCAGGCATTCCGACCGGACCTCGCACCCGGCGCAGATCCGCTTGGCCTCCCTGGTCGAACCGCCTTTCTCCGGGAAGAAAGCCTCAGGATCGGTCTGCGCGCACAAGGCGCGCTCCTGCCATTCCTGTTCTTCCTCCCCGAGATCGAACAGCCCGTTCAGGATGTCGAGTTCCGCCAGGTGCGGGTCTTCCCGCTCCATGAGACGGCCCTCCGTCGTTTCCCACATCGGTCCTCCCCCGGGTCTCTCCCATTCCATTCGGTCCTCCCCAGGACCTGAACGGGACGCACTCCCACTTGCGATTCCCCGGCCGGTTCTCCCCTCCGGCCGGGCGCTGACGCGCACCGCACCCGCGACCCGCTCCGCCACGGCGGAATCGGCGCTGCCGGCACCGCCGATGACGCTCAGCTCCACCCGGAACAGCGGTACTGCCCGCAACGAGCGGCTTCCGGACCGCTGGCTCGGTGAACGTCAACGGAGAATGACACCACTGTGATTACACCCGTGTAGCTCCATGCGGTCAAGTGGAGACCATCCGTAGGGGGATCCCTCGCGCGCATCCGCTCAGAGTCATCGGATGAGCACTTACGGCGCATGATCGAGTGCTCCGTACAGCGGTATCTGGCTTCATGATCAATGCATACCACCCGGGGCCGCCACGCGCGCGTCGTCGGACGGGGACACTGGTCCGGTGATGAACTCCGCAGTCCGGGTAAGTCCGCTGTTCCTCGCGCTCGTCGCCGCCACCGTCGCGGGCGGTG is a window of Saccharopolyspora erythraea NRRL 2338 DNA encoding:
- a CDS encoding glycosyltransferase, translating into MDTAPVLAVLVCHDGAEWSADVLRALRELTVGPRHVLAVDTGSSTSEQLARAAAEGVVDGVLELPAETGFGAAVSAALEHATERWGDPGRWLWLLHDDSAPEPDCLRDLLRMAELDSTAAMLGPLGLDWDDPRLVVDAGLSTDASGNRQTGIGPSELDPSLGGAGSALAVSEVLAVGTAGALVRRDVFERLGGFDDDATAFDDVDLGWRINADGHLVLFVPSARMRHARATSRDLRNPDAFRARGFRSRRAAERVDGVRTFLVNTAVWAYVFGVPRLFVLAVARAFGFALLRRWPETAAELSVLRRLLTGGLGLRAGRRSRAALIPKRHGVRGLLTSRLTRLRNGLRAAFAGLVRDRVRRDVVLGRRPESLRSVPAAAALAGTPGDGPATSDTAGDAPSNDLADSDRTTAPDAAPSAGRDTARPVGPDALPAGAVGKRVAGLRRPAAPVVVPVEVVPAPGPSPRPRPSPVPRNGEPSHDNGPAPDQELLLVPVDRRRVLRELLLTPPVVLAVALVAFALVTHGLLAEHPRFGPGLHGGRLLPVGDLAQTWADYLAAWHPVNGGTASPAPASLLVLGVLGAVFGGPPTVVSVLLLFGVPLAGVAAYVATRALPVSRTWRATAAGAYALLPVAVSSAAQGRVDVVVAHVLVPPLLAGLASVVGLARMTPVKQNRSWLGTACLTALGLAVVGAFAPLVQVALLALALLGFVLVPGEVRKAPRRVAGLTAVVLLSVACLLPWPVVLLRHPQLLLHGLGARTTEAAASGPWLLALTPSPVGWAGGLLVLAAAAALGLGRRRAMLPGVVVVLTGWALAAVVAFVQAAPVGGGPASTGWTGAPLVLVAAGALWMVLAHPPAVPKAVPAVALLVLAVGSALAGMAGPLTAQQGRTTPALAADLDRPGALLLVERGPQPPRLVEGRSPRFGDDDLVPVPGATEWLHRVDDELLSRDPGRVRAALASAAARGTGFVGVPQGTGAELTGAAGDLVLPHGRLADGSEVFRILLPNSPVEVLGPDLARQARAEAAPSPQARPLTVPAQPPDFAVRVSEGGVGRLLVVGAENEPGWQAWINGAPAPLATAWGHQVAVPLPEHPGEVRVAYSGAARTALLVVQAAAILFTVVGALPERRRRVTAPR
- a CDS encoding WhiB family transcriptional regulator, which produces MEREDPHLAELDILNGLFDLGEEEQEWQERALCAQTDPEAFFPEKGGSTREAKRICAGCEVRSECLEYALEHDERFGIWGGLSERERRKLKRRAV